The following are from one region of the Coffea eugenioides isolate CCC68of chromosome 2, Ceug_1.0, whole genome shotgun sequence genome:
- the LOC113755994 gene encoding uncharacterized protein LOC113755994: MLLHTLRLLQQYSVDVYVKIETSRLAFHRKKQNEVRTEALKGIMDSVSSGETSGSKVGRRILLPASFIGSPRDMRRRYLDAMSLVQRYGKPDIFLTMTCNPMWREIQDNLMYKEKAHDRPDLLSRKRGYPHAHMLLILKHRFKPLNPEAYDRLVCAELPDSTKFPHLHSLVVKHMMHGPCGKMNAQSPCMRNGLCRNQYPKEFCQQTSHAEDCYPSYRRRNNGKNVKVRRYDLDNRWVVPYNPYLLALFDCHMNVEICSTIKLVKYLYKYIFKGHDLVNFHIIAQDTSDDVDEIKQFQQGRWVSPPEALWHIYGFRLNEMTPAVYTLQVHLPDQQYVSFDKNADLLNLLSQIDLSKTMLTEFFEMNKTNKREHDLLCLYRDFPQYFVWAPAKRTWSERSRRKVIGRLVTVSPNEGDRYYLRLLLSHVRGPTSFDNLLSIDGQKMSSFREAALQLGLLSSDSYIEDTLEEASGFQMPSSLRFLFATLLLCCSPANPRFLWEKFEGEMSRDFHRAHLSGEYSSDEIKRRVLLDISKTLEQMGRHITDYHLLSDHFNFNLNCQDRVTKEVDNERNIEVTPEDLLISSQLNAEQRCACDLVLQSVFSSEGKAYFVDGPGGTGKTFLYRSLLATLRSQGYIAIAVATSGVAASILPGGRTAHSRFKIPLDCSRNRTCQLSKQGSTGKLIAECKLFLWDEASMARKETIEAFDELLRDIMDSNEPFGGKVVVFGGDYRQTLPVIQGATRDQLVGSSLVSSALWSKMLRLRLTENMRALSDSSFSQFLLRVGEGLEPMDEDNQIRLPSNIVIPFVDAEESLSRLIHCVFPDLNTCWNDPYKFINRCILTPRNASVDDLNGVLINKFPGQLHVYTSSDRTLDQRHQGDYEDFLNSQNPKGLPPHKLLLKQNCPLILLRNLNPLEGLCNGTRLICRQLLRHTICAEIAFGQHRGKTIFIPKIPLQTSDSEKNGIPFIRTQFPVLLCFAMTINKAQGQTLDYVGIYLREPVFSTASYTLPYQEPNLLMQRKF; this comes from the exons ATGCTGTTGCATACACTAAGGTTGCTGCAACAGTACTCTGTTGATGTCTATGTAAAGATAGAAACATCAAGGCTTGCTTTCCAcagaaagaaacaaaatgagGTCCGAACAGAGGCATTAAAGGGTATAATGGATAGTGTTTCGTCTGGTGAAACATCAGGTTCCAAGGTTGGCCGAAGAATTCTATTGCCTGCCTCTTTTATTGGTAGTCCAAGGGATATGAGACGTCGGTACCTCGATGCAATGTCTTTGGTACAAAGATATGGTAAACCTGATATCTTTTTAACTATGACATGCAATCCAATGTGGAGGGAAATTCAGGACAATCTGATGTATAAAGAGAAGGCGCATGATCGACCAGATTTACTTTCCCGG AAACGGGGTTATCCACATGCTCATATGCTGCTGATTTTGAAGCATAGATTTAAGCCGCTCAATCCAGAGGCTTATGATAGGCTCGTGTGTGCTGAATTGCCCGACTCCACTAAATTTCCTCACTTGCATTCCCTTGTGGTCAAACATATGATGCACGGCCCTTGTGGAAAAATGAATGCTCAGAGCCCTTGTATGAGAAATGGTCTGTGTAGAAATCAGTATCCAAAAGAATTCTGCCAACAAACGTCCCATGCTGAGGATTGTTATCCTTCTTATCGTAGAAGAAATAATGGCAAAAATGTTAAGGTGAGGCGTTATGATTTGGATAATAGATGGGTTGTACCCTATAATCCATATCTTCTTGCTTTATTTGATTGTCACATGAATGTGGAAATCTGCTCCACCATCAAATTAGTTAAGTATCTCtacaaatatattttcaagGGGCATGATCTTGTTAACTTTCACATTATAGCTCAGGATACCTCTGACGATGTTGATGAGATTAAACAATTCCAGCAGGGTAGATGGGTTTCGCCTCCAGAAGCTTTGTGGCATATCTATGGCTTCCGCTTAAATGAAATGACTCCTGCTGTTTACACTCTTCAGGTGCACCTTCCTGATCAGCAATACGTCTCCTTTGATAAAAATGCTGATCTTTTAAACCTTTTGAGCCAAATCGATTTGTCCAAGACTATGCTAACCGAATTTTTTGAAATGAACAAGACCAATAAAAGGGAGCATGACTTACTGTGCCTGTATCGTGATTTTCCTCAATATTTTGTTTGGGCGCCAGCAAAGAGGACGTGGTCGGAGAGAAGCAGAAGAAAAGTTATTGGCAGATTGGTAACCGTTAGCCCGAATGAAGGTGATAGATATTATCTACGGTTGCTGTTATCACATGTTCGCGGTCCTACATCTTTTGATAATTTATTATCTATTGATGGCCAAAAGATGAGCTCATTTAGAGAGGCAGCGTTACAGCTTGGCTTGTTGAGTTCTGATTCTTACATAGAGGATACACTTGAAGAAGCGTCTGGGTTTCAAATGCCTTCGTCCCTCAGGTTTCTCTTTGCCACTCTTTTATTGTGTTGTTCTCCAGCGAATCCACGCTTTCTTTGGGAAAAATTTGAAGGTGAGATGTCCAGGGATTTTCATCGAGCTCATCTCTCTGGTGAATATTCTTCTGATGAAATCAAAAGAAGAGTGTTACTAGATATTAGTAAGACACTTGAGCAGATGGGCCGACACATCACTGATTATCATTTACTTTCAGACCATTTTAATTTTAACCTTAACTGTCAAGACCGCGTAACAAAAGAGGTTGATAATGAAAGGAACATCGAAGTTACGCCAGAAGATTTACTTATATCTTCGCAGTTAAATGCAGAGCAGAGGTGTGCATGTGATTTGGTCCTCCAATCAGTCTTCTCTTCAGAGGGAAAGGCTTACTTTGTCGATGGCCCCGGAGGGACTGGTAAAACATTCTTGTATCGTTCTCTTCTCGCTACCTTGAGATCACAAGGATATATTGCGATTGCTGTTGCAACTTCTGGTGTCGCAGCATCCATACTACCTGGTGGCAGAACAGCACACTCCAGGTTCAAAATTCCATTGGATTGTTCGCGAAATAGGACTTGCCAGCTAAGCAAGCAAGGCAGCACTGGCAAGCTAATTGCAGAATGTAAACTGTTTCTTTGGGACGAAGCTTCAATGGCAAGGAAAGAGACCATCGAAGCTTTTGATGAATTGCTCAGAGATATAATGGATTCCAATGAGCCTTTCGGAGGTAAAGTCGTTGTATTTGGTGGTGATTATCGGCAGACCTTGCCTGTAATTCAAGGCGCCACCAGAGACCAGTTAGTTGGCTCCAGTCTTGTTAGTTCGGCACTATGGTCCAAAATGCTACGGTTGAGATTGACGGAAAACATGCGAGCTCTCTCAGACTCTTCTTTCTCTCAGTTCTTATTGAGAGTTGGTGAAGGTTTGGAACCTATGGATGAGGACAACCAGATACGTCTTCCAAGCAATATCGTGATTCCATTTGTTGATGCAGAAGAGTCTCTCAGCAG GTTGATTCACtgtgtttttccagatttgaacacCTGCTGGAATGATCCTTACAAATTTATCAATAGATGCATTTTGACCCCCAGAAATGCATCTGTTGATGATCTCAATGGGGTTCTAATCAACAAATTCCCTGGACAGCTTCATGTTTACACTAGCTCAGATAGAACTTTGGATCAGCGACATCAGGGTGATTACGAAGATTTTTTAAATTCTCAGAATCCAAAAGGCTTGCCTCCACATAAGCTTCTACTAAAACAGAACTGTCCGCTCATTCTGCTTAGAAATTTAAATCCACTTGAAGGCCTATGTAACGGTACGCGACTTATTTGTCGACAGCTTCTGCGACACACTATTTGCGCCGAAATTGCCTTTGGTCAGCACAGAGGGAAAACAATTTTTATACCCAAGATCCCATTGCAGACATCAGACAGTGAAAAGAATGGTATCCCTTTCATAAGAACACAGTTTCCAGTTCTGTTGTGTTTTGCCATGACGATCAACAAAGCTCAGGGTCAGACCTTAGACTATGTCGGAATCTACTTGCGAGAACCAGTCTTTTCGACGGCCAGTTATACGTTGCCTTATCAAGAGCCAAATCTGCTGATGCAGCGAAAGTTCTGA